In Haloimpatiens massiliensis, the following are encoded in one genomic region:
- the spoIIAA gene encoding anti-sigma F factor antagonist translates to MYLKFDKVGDTVIAYMMGELDHHSAEEVRNKVDNRIDVEKANNLIMDFSGVTFMDSSGIGVVIGRYKKLNRNGGKVFVANVTGAVERVFELSGMFKIINLYNSIEEAINNI, encoded by the coding sequence ATGTATTTAAAATTCGATAAGGTGGGAGATACTGTTATAGCTTATATGATGGGCGAGCTGGATCATCATAGTGCTGAAGAAGTTAGAAATAAAGTGGATAATAGAATTGATGTAGAGAAGGCAAATAATTTAATAATGGATTTTTCTGGGGTAACATTTATGGATAGTTCTGGCATAGGAGTGGTCATTGGTAGATACAAAAAACTTAATAGAAATGGTGGAAAAGTGTTTGTAGCGAATGTAACAGGTGCTGTTGAAAGAGTATTTGAATTATCTGGCATGTTTAAAATAATAAATTTGTACAATAGCATAGAAGAAGCGATAAATAATATTTAA
- the spoVAC gene encoding stage V sporulation protein AC yields the protein MGKVEENKKEESVKKKFQELSKIENPKSDMLMHCIRAFVIGGLICDIGQFFYNYLERFGLPKEEIGTWVSIIMIFIGALLTGIGIYDKLGEYAGAGTVVPITGFSNSIVSPAMEFKKEGFVFGVAAKMFTIAGPVLVYGIGSSVIVGIIYYFINYFK from the coding sequence ATGGGTAAAGTTGAAGAAAATAAGAAAGAAGAAAGTGTTAAAAAGAAATTTCAAGAGTTATCAAAAATTGAAAATCCAAAATCTGATATGTTAATGCATTGTATAAGGGCTTTCGTAATCGGAGGATTGATTTGTGATATAGGGCAATTTTTTTATAATTATTTAGAAAGATTCGGGCTTCCCAAGGAGGAAATAGGAACTTGGGTATCTATAATAATGATATTTATAGGAGCTCTATTAACAGGTATTGGTATTTATGATAAGTTAGGGGAATATGCTGGAGCAGGTACAGTAGTTCCTATAACAGGATTTTCTAATTCAATAGTTTCTCCTGCTATGGAGTTTAAAAAAGAGGGCTTTGTATTTGGGGTAGCCGCTAAAATGTTCACCATAGCGGGGCCAGTATTGGTATATGGCATAGGTTCTTCTGTAATTGTAGGAATTATATATTATTTTATAAATTATTTTAAGTAG
- the sigF gene encoding RNA polymerase sporulation sigma factor SigF, translated as MENNNINKNKKDNIYEDNDELIRLAQKGDKKALDEAVENNLPLVSAVTKRFMNRGYDYEDIFQIGCIGLVKAINNFNLEFNVKFSTYAVPMIMGEIKRFIRDDGIIKVSRNVKVLAQKIHYDREKLTKKLGREPTIQELSDYSQVDKEEILVAMESATKPQYLYDVIHQDDGSPVMLIDKIGEKGEEDKDVLDKLVLKEVLGELSKRSRQIIILRYFKDRTQVEVAKMLGISQVQVSRIEKKVLKILKEKLS; from the coding sequence ATGGAAAATAATAATATAAATAAAAATAAAAAAGATAATATTTATGAGGATAATGATGAGCTTATAAGATTGGCTCAAAAGGGTGATAAAAAAGCTTTAGATGAAGCTGTAGAAAATAACCTGCCTTTGGTATCGGCTGTAACAAAAAGATTTATGAATAGAGGATATGATTATGAAGATATATTTCAAATAGGCTGTATTGGATTAGTTAAAGCTATAAATAATTTTAACTTAGAGTTTAATGTTAAATTTTCTACCTATGCAGTTCCGATGATAATGGGAGAAATAAAAAGGTTTATAAGAGATGATGGAATAATAAAAGTAAGTAGAAATGTAAAAGTATTAGCTCAAAAAATTCATTATGATAGAGAAAAGTTAACTAAAAAATTAGGAAGAGAGCCCACTATACAAGAACTTTCAGATTATTCACAGGTGGATAAAGAGGAAATTTTAGTTGCAATGGAATCTGCTACTAAACCTCAATATTTGTATGATGTAATCCATCAAGATGATGGTTCACCAGTTATGCTTATAGACAAGATAGGAGAAAAAGGTGAAGAGGATAAGGATGTTTTAGATAAGCTGGTACTTAAAGAAGTTTTGGGTGAACTTAGTAAACGTTCTAGGCAGATAATAATTCTTAGGTATTTTAAAGATAGAACTCAAGTAGAAGTTGCTAAAATGCTAGGAATAAGCCAAGTACAAGTTTCTAGAATAGAGAAAAAAGTATTAAAAATATTAAAAGAAAAGTTATCTTAA
- the spoVAD gene encoding stage V sporulation protein AD: MNKRVGIQTVRLENKPKIISTASIVGPKEGEGPLREYFDTILQDDSNGEDSYEKAEKSLLYSAITAAIKKANLKEADINYLFSGDLLNQIISSNYAARDMDIPFIGLYGACSTMTESLGLASMIIDGGFANYAVASTSSHFSSAERQFRAPLEMGSQRPPSAQWTVTGSGAMVLGTEGNFPYVTYVTNGKVKDYGIKDANNMGAAMAPAAVDTIKQHFKDTGRTADDYDIIATGDLGKIGKKITGELIKDYGYDIDKIYIDCGDEIYNSEKQGVNAGGSGCGCSAVVACGYIYKNLLSGNIKRALLISTGALMSPTASFQGESIPGIAHAVAIEFGGTKNE, translated from the coding sequence ATGAATAAGAGAGTTGGAATTCAAACAGTAAGGTTAGAGAATAAACCTAAAATTATATCTACAGCAAGTATAGTAGGTCCTAAGGAAGGAGAAGGACCTTTAAGAGAATATTTTGATACAATTCTTCAAGATGATTCAAATGGAGAGGATAGTTATGAAAAAGCGGAAAAAAGTTTACTTTATAGTGCTATAACTGCAGCTATAAAAAAAGCTAATTTAAAAGAAGCGGATATAAACTACTTATTTTCGGGAGATTTATTGAATCAAATAATTTCATCTAATTATGCGGCTAGAGATATGGATATACCTTTTATAGGCCTATATGGAGCTTGCTCCACTATGACTGAGTCATTAGGGCTGGCATCTATGATTATAGATGGTGGATTTGCTAACTATGCTGTTGCATCAACCTCATCACACTTTTCATCTGCAGAAAGGCAATTTAGAGCTCCATTGGAAATGGGTTCCCAAAGGCCCCCTTCTGCTCAGTGGACTGTGACTGGATCAGGGGCTATGGTCCTGGGAACAGAGGGAAATTTTCCTTATGTAACCTATGTAACTAATGGAAAGGTTAAGGATTATGGTATAAAGGATGCTAACAATATGGGTGCTGCCATGGCACCAGCAGCAGTGGACACCATTAAGCAGCATTTTAAGGATACTGGTAGAACAGCAGATGATTATGATATAATTGCTACAGGAGATTTGGGAAAAATAGGTAAGAAAATAACCGGTGAACTAATTAAAGATTATGGTTATGATATTGATAAAATTTATATAGATTGTGGAGATGAAATATATAATTCTGAAAAGCAAGGAGTTAATGCAGGAGGCAGTGGATGTGGATGTTCTGCAGTGGTAGCCTGCGGATACATATATAAAAATTTATTAAGCGGCAACATTAAAAGAGCATTATTAATTTCCACAGGGGCACTTATGAGCCCTACGGCATCTTTTCAAGGTGAAAGTATACCAGGTATAGCTCATGCAGTAGCTATAGAATTTGGAGGTACAAAAAATGAATGA
- a CDS encoding transglycosylase domain-containing protein yields MTKKKKSAKKKGRRVFKLVLLSILLLILLASVAFGGILLAMVKTTPSLDVNQIFALSETSKLYDDKDKFMDNILTEEKSSPVKINEIPLNLKNAFISIEDERFYEHKGIDPKRIMGAVLSNIKNKLTGNKNLQGASTITQQLIKNSMLTPEVKLKRKVQEIYLAMQLENSISKDRILEAYLNTIYLGRGARGVGAASEQYFSKNVKDLNLIESAYIAGVTQSPSIYDAFSPTSKKNPSIYLNRTKTVLSKMHENGKINNEQYTTAIKDIDKGNLKFNPSNNSHKMQYEWFSREVIKQVKNDLKSTHGYTDNEVNKLLMQGGLKIYTTMDKNLQDNTQNVINDMNKLLNIRSITKNNISQLQAAAVLMDYHKGEVKAIVGGKGEQPAMSTNRATSQLNPCGSSIKPISVYAPAIDTKLLTGASVLNDNHLPKEFKDKYQNWDPKNSPNSYSGPISLRTGLKYSKNTIAAQVEDVIGLKTGASYAEKFGLNLTARDKSSIAALSLGEIEGTTPMVMAAAYGVFGNDGLYTEPKTYRKVVDRNGKVLLENKAQTKKVISPATAYIMYDLLKEPLTTWGTKANFGAMARGKTGTTTAAKDLWFAGLTPYYSSAVWIGDDKNTVINDLRLGRNLNSNDAALLWGRIMKYAHNDLPFKNIQKPSGVQEVTVCSASGKIVGPYCLKEGKTFTELFLNGTAPTEFCDVHKAEIKKPEEDTNKDKDKDKDKNKDKDKDKNKDKNKNENSTDKPSTPGQDTTPPPNPSGDGGHDE; encoded by the coding sequence ATGACCAAGAAGAAGAAATCTGCTAAGAAAAAGGGCAGAAGAGTATTTAAATTGGTGTTATTATCTATTTTGTTATTAATTTTATTGGCTTCAGTAGCCTTTGGTGGAATACTATTAGCTATGGTTAAAACAACACCTTCATTAGATGTAAACCAAATATTTGCTTTAAGTGAAACATCAAAATTATATGATGACAAAGATAAATTTATGGATAATATACTTACTGAAGAAAAAAGCTCTCCCGTTAAAATTAACGAAATTCCGTTAAACTTAAAAAATGCTTTCATAAGTATAGAGGACGAGAGATTTTATGAACACAAGGGTATCGACCCTAAAAGAATAATGGGTGCCGTATTATCTAACATTAAAAACAAACTTACAGGCAATAAAAACTTACAAGGTGCTTCTACTATAACTCAACAGCTTATAAAAAACTCTATGTTAACACCAGAAGTAAAACTAAAAAGAAAAGTTCAAGAAATCTACTTGGCTATGCAACTAGAAAATTCAATATCAAAAGATAGAATTTTAGAAGCTTATCTAAATACTATTTATCTAGGAAGAGGTGCTAGAGGCGTAGGTGCTGCATCAGAACAATACTTTAGCAAAAATGTTAAAGACCTAAATTTAATAGAATCAGCTTATATAGCTGGGGTTACTCAAAGCCCTTCAATTTATGATGCTTTTTCACCTACATCAAAAAAGAACCCTTCAATTTACCTAAACAGAACAAAAACTGTTTTAAGTAAAATGCATGAAAATGGTAAGATAAATAATGAACAATATACTACAGCAATAAAAGATATTGATAAAGGAAATTTAAAATTTAATCCTTCTAATAATTCTCATAAGATGCAATATGAATGGTTTTCTAGAGAAGTTATAAAACAAGTTAAAAATGATTTGAAGTCAACTCACGGATACACTGATAATGAAGTAAATAAATTACTTATGCAAGGTGGCCTTAAAATATATACCACTATGGATAAGAATTTACAAGATAACACCCAAAATGTAATAAATGATATGAATAAACTACTTAATATAAGATCTATTACTAAAAATAATATTTCACAGCTTCAAGCTGCTGCCGTATTAATGGATTATCATAAAGGTGAAGTAAAGGCTATAGTAGGAGGAAAAGGTGAGCAACCAGCTATGTCTACAAATAGAGCTACTTCCCAGCTTAACCCTTGTGGTTCTAGTATAAAACCAATTTCTGTTTATGCCCCTGCTATAGATACAAAATTACTTACAGGTGCATCAGTTTTAAATGATAATCATTTACCAAAAGAGTTTAAAGATAAATACCAAAATTGGGATCCTAAAAACTCACCTAACTCATATTCTGGTCCTATTTCTCTTAGAACCGGATTAAAGTATTCTAAAAACACTATAGCTGCTCAAGTAGAAGATGTTATAGGTTTAAAAACTGGAGCTAGTTACGCTGAAAAATTTGGTTTAAATTTAACCGCTAGAGATAAGAGTAGTATTGCTGCCTTGTCACTAGGTGAAATAGAAGGAACTACTCCTATGGTTATGGCCGCTGCTTACGGTGTTTTTGGAAATGATGGATTATATACAGAACCTAAAACCTATAGAAAAGTAGTCGATAGAAATGGAAAAGTACTTTTAGAAAATAAGGCTCAAACTAAAAAAGTAATTTCACCTGCTACTGCTTATATAATGTATGATTTATTAAAAGAGCCATTAACAACTTGGGGTACTAAGGCAAATTTCGGTGCTATGGCTCGTGGTAAAACTGGTACTACCACTGCTGCCAAAGACCTTTGGTTCGCTGGTCTTACTCCATACTATTCTTCAGCTGTATGGATAGGTGATGATAAAAATACTGTTATTAACGACTTAAGATTAGGTAGAAATCTAAACAGTAATGATGCCGCACTATTGTGGGGAAGAATCATGAAGTATGCTCATAATGACTTACCTTTTAAAAATATACAAAAGCCTTCTGGAGTCCAAGAAGTTACAGTTTGCTCGGCATCTGGAAAAATAGTTGGACCGTATTGTTTAAAAGAAGGGAAAACATTCACTGAATTATTCTTAAATGGAACAGCTCCTACAGAATTCTGTGATGTTCATAAGGCAGAAATTAAAAAGCCTGAAGAAGATACAAACAAAGACAAAGATAAAGACAAGGATAAAAATAAAGATAAAGATAAAGACAAAAATAAAGATAAAAACAAAAATGAAAATAGTACTGACAAACCAAGCACACCTGGGCAAGATACAACACCACCTCCTAATCCCAGTGGTGATGGCGGCCATGATGAATAA
- a CDS encoding DUF4064 domain-containing protein — protein sequence MEDKRTAEFVLGLIGGIFGIIGGIMAMGIGGLGAAFGAEGATTVGNLGVAAIILSILGIIGAAIVRGKTKLSGIFMVIAAVGGVICISAFYILPGILLIIAGLMALLRKPKNTTASM from the coding sequence ATGGAAGATAAAAGAACAGCAGAATTTGTATTAGGACTAATAGGAGGTATTTTTGGTATCATAGGTGGTATTATGGCTATGGGTATAGGAGGACTTGGAGCTGCTTTTGGCGCAGAAGGTGCTACTACCGTAGGAAATCTTGGTGTAGCAGCTATAATTTTGTCAATCCTAGGGATAATAGGAGCTGCTATAGTAAGAGGAAAAACAAAGCTTTCTGGAATTTTTATGGTTATAGCTGCAGTAGGTGGGGTAATTTGTATTTCAGCGTTTTATATATTACCAGGAATATTACTTATAATAGCTGGTTTAATGGCGTTATTAAGAAAGCCAAAGAATACAACCGCTTCAATGTAG
- the yunB gene encoding sporulation protein YunB — protein sequence MKAKTKFKVLFGMFIIITFFIIFIYAFDKIVMPTVLVVADSEMKAKATEIINSSIIQEYSKDFNYDEVVKVHKDNDGNIVMMKADTLKMNKIACSVALDSQRKLKDLGYVGIKIPVGYISKNNIISYFGPSITVKMQPIGHIETKYLSKFESAGINQTSHKIYVQVKTKVRVIIPLKSSEIEVKHEVPIAETIIVGKVPGTAIQMDLGDAGFKMEN from the coding sequence ATAAAAGCAAAGACAAAATTTAAAGTTTTATTTGGAATGTTTATTATAATTACTTTTTTTATTATCTTTATATATGCATTTGATAAAATTGTAATGCCTACTGTATTAGTAGTTGCAGATTCTGAGATGAAAGCTAAAGCTACTGAAATTATAAATAGTTCCATAATACAGGAGTATTCTAAAGATTTTAATTATGATGAAGTTGTTAAAGTTCATAAGGATAATGATGGAAATATTGTTATGATGAAAGCTGATACATTAAAAATGAATAAAATAGCATGTAGTGTGGCTTTGGATTCACAAAGAAAATTAAAAGATTTAGGATATGTGGGTATTAAAATTCCTGTTGGTTACATAAGCAAAAATAATATAATTTCTTATTTTGGTCCTAGCATAACTGTTAAAATGCAACCTATAGGGCACATAGAAACTAAATATCTATCAAAATTTGAAAGTGCTGGTATAAATCAAACTAGTCATAAAATATACGTGCAGGTAAAGACAAAGGTTAGAGTAATAATACCACTTAAAAGTAGTGAAATAGAGGTAAAACATGAGGTGCCTATAGCAGAAACTATAATAGTGGGTAAAGTACCAGGAACTGCTATACAAATGGACTTAGGGGATGCAGGATTTAAGATGGAAAACTAA
- the spoVAE gene encoding stage V sporulation protein AE: MNDYISAFLVGGTICLIAQILMDKTKLTPARILVSFVTVGVILGALNIYDYVMEIGKEGAAIPLPGFGYNLAKSTIKEVNKVGLLGAFTGGIKGSAGGISAAIVFGYIMSLIFNPKTKK; encoded by the coding sequence ATGAATGATTATATAAGTGCTTTTTTAGTTGGAGGGACTATTTGTTTAATAGCTCAAATTCTAATGGATAAAACTAAGCTTACACCTGCAAGAATATTAGTTAGTTTTGTAACTGTAGGTGTTATATTAGGAGCTTTGAACATATATGATTATGTAATGGAGATTGGAAAGGAAGGTGCAGCAATTCCCTTGCCTGGATTTGGATACAATTTGGCTAAAAGCACCATAAAGGAAGTTAATAAAGTAGGACTTTTAGGAGCATTTACTGGTGGTATAAAGGGAAGTGCAGGAGGCATAAGTGCTGCAATAGTCTTTGGATATATAATGTCTTTAATATTTAACCCTAAGACTAAAAAATAA
- a CDS encoding Eco57I restriction-modification methylase domain-containing protein, with product MENLVKCIDEIYKIILQPIDILYKIQAVDYYRKKLKLGKEENFGHIYSRALIKNKISGVVYTPKEISQFIIRKTIDESDIVNNPFLKILDPACGSGNILIPCFFYLKEIYNRNLLTINKKHNMNLKIHTINEHILKYNLFGYDIDKEALKILTIDMFHLTNVIVENIDSKDFLMDNVDLKFGVILGNPPYIGAKSIEKSYSKRLKEEYKDIYKDKGDISYCFFKKALDILEMEGKVSFITSRYFLESPNGEELRKVLREMCYIRGIVDFYGIRPFKNAGVDPLIIFLQNKQLADYDIKVIKPIESVGKNKKRFYQSLFYGEDNFYKKFYLNKNLLNNKGWILRDDKERRIISKIEEKSFTNLNNICNSYQGIITGCDKAFVVTKEEIERENIEINLVKPWIKSSHIKKFQVEQSEKYLIYSDFIHKEQEYLNAIKHISEFKHKLMNRRECKKGIRNWYQLQWGRVPEVFEGKKIVFPYKSNKNRFSLDIGSFFSADIYCLTLKENVPFTYEYLLFLLNSKVYEFYFKTFAKKLGEDIYEYYPNNLMKLCIPTMQKFKNEDQLYDFFGFTEEEIAVINEN from the coding sequence ATGGAAAATTTGGTAAAGTGTATAGACGAAATATATAAGATAATACTGCAGCCTATAGATATATTATATAAAATACAAGCAGTGGATTACTATAGAAAAAAACTAAAATTAGGCAAAGAAGAAAATTTTGGACATATCTATAGTAGAGCGCTAATTAAAAATAAAATTAGTGGAGTTGTTTATACCCCTAAAGAAATATCTCAGTTTATAATACGAAAAACTATAGATGAAAGTGACATAGTAAATAATCCATTTTTAAAAATATTAGACCCTGCTTGTGGCTCTGGGAATATACTTATACCATGTTTTTTTTATTTAAAGGAAATATATAATAGAAACCTATTGACTATAAATAAAAAACACAATATGAATTTAAAAATTCATACTATAAATGAGCATATTTTAAAATATAATTTATTTGGCTATGATATAGATAAGGAAGCCTTGAAAATACTAACAATAGATATGTTTCATTTAACTAATGTGATAGTAGAGAATATAGATAGTAAGGATTTTTTAATGGATAATGTGGATTTAAAATTTGGAGTTATTTTAGGAAATCCACCATACATAGGAGCAAAGAGTATAGAAAAGAGTTACTCCAAAAGGTTAAAGGAAGAATATAAGGATATATATAAGGATAAGGGGGATATATCCTATTGTTTTTTTAAGAAAGCTTTAGATATATTGGAGATGGAAGGTAAGGTAAGTTTTATAACTTCTAGATATTTTTTGGAGTCTCCTAATGGAGAAGAACTTAGAAAAGTTTTAAGAGAAATGTGTTATATAAGAGGAATAGTGGATTTTTATGGAATAAGGCCTTTTAAGAATGCGGGAGTGGATCCACTTATTATATTTTTACAAAATAAGCAGCTTGCGGACTATGATATAAAAGTTATCAAACCAATTGAAAGTGTTGGAAAAAATAAAAAAAGATTTTATCAATCTCTTTTTTATGGTGAAGATAATTTTTATAAGAAATTTTATTTAAATAAGAATTTACTTAATAACAAAGGGTGGATTTTAAGAGATGACAAAGAAAGAAGAATAATAAGTAAAATAGAAGAAAAAAGTTTTACAAATTTAAATAATATATGTAACAGTTACCAAGGTATTATAACTGGTTGTGATAAAGCTTTCGTAGTGACAAAAGAAGAAATTGAAAGAGAAAACATAGAAATTAATTTGGTAAAACCGTGGATAAAAAGTAGTCATATTAAAAAATTTCAAGTGGAACAAAGTGAAAAGTATTTAATATATTCAGATTTTATACATAAAGAACAGGAGTATCTTAATGCTATAAAACATATAAGTGAATTTAAACATAAGCTTATGAATAGAAGAGAATGTAAAAAGGGAATTAGAAATTGGTATCAATTACAGTGGGGAAGGGTGCCAGAGGTTTTTGAAGGTAAGAAGATAGTTTTTCCGTATAAGTCTAATAAAAATAGATTCTCTTTAGATATTGGTAGTTTTTTTAGTGCTGATATATATTGTTTAACCTTAAAGGAAAATGTTCCTTTTACCTATGAGTATCTACTATTTTTATTGAATAGTAAAGTATATGAGTTTTATTTTAAAACTTTTGCTAAAAAGCTTGGTGAGGATATATATGAATACTATCCTAATAATTTGATGAAATTATGCATACCTACTATGCAAAAGTTTAAAAATGAAGATCAACTATATGATTTTTTTGGATTTACTGAAGAGGAAATAGCAGTAATAAATGAAAATTAA
- the spoIIAB gene encoding anti-sigma F factor — translation MQDNMMKIEFLSRSENESFARVAVSAFVSQLDPTIEELTDIKTAVSEAVTNSIIHGYENSKEGIVKIEGFIEDNSFTVIVMDEGRGIENLELAMQPLYTSRPDLERSGMGFTVMETFMDSLEVHSEKGKGTKVIMKKVFRSLS, via the coding sequence ATGCAGGATAATATGATGAAAATAGAATTTTTAAGTAGATCAGAAAATGAAAGTTTTGCTAGAGTTGCAGTATCAGCATTTGTATCACAGCTGGATCCTACCATTGAGGAGCTAACGGATATAAAAACAGCTGTTTCAGAAGCTGTTACAAATTCTATAATTCATGGATACGAAAATAGTAAGGAGGGTATAGTTAAAATAGAAGGATTTATAGAAGATAATTCATTTACAGTAATAGTAATGGATGAAGGCAGAGGAATTGAAAATTTAGAGTTAGCTATGCAGCCGCTATATACTTCAAGACCAGATTTGGAAAGGTCCGGTATGGGATTTACTGTTATGGAAACCTTTATGGATTCTTTAGAAGTACATTCTGAAAAAGGAAAAGGTACCAAGGTAATAATGAAAAAAGTTTTCAGATCTTTAAGTTAG
- the pdaA gene encoding delta-lactam-biosynthetic de-N-acetylase, translating into MKKRFISICIISTLILSLCSCKGNVSSKNASNKQANNVLEDKITENNINEKNEEDKSSTDNKDKDYNTSVETTNPSKKDNKTEENKPQEDSSKNLSLKELNWYFLPRKDEIPPRCIEEGAPIIQKYDAYYLGDTSQKVIYLTFDEGYENGYSAKILDVLKKCNVKAAFFVTTPYINSNKELIKRMVKEGHLVCNHSTTHPSMASIKDEEKFKKEFFECEKAFKDLTGKDMPKYFRPPMGKFSELSLKRTKDLGYKTIFWSFAYRDWEPASQPSHELAKKTIVERVHPGAVYLLHAVSKTNTEVLGDVIEDLKAKGYTFKSLDELPSQSQISNP; encoded by the coding sequence ATGAAAAAGAGATTTATTTCTATTTGTATCATATCCACATTAATTTTATCTCTCTGCAGTTGTAAAGGTAATGTATCTTCAAAGAATGCTTCTAACAAACAAGCTAATAATGTTCTAGAAGATAAAATAACCGAAAACAATATCAATGAAAAAAATGAAGAGGATAAATCTTCTACTGATAATAAAGATAAAGATTACAATACCTCAGTAGAAACCACTAATCCTTCTAAAAAAGATAATAAAACAGAAGAAAATAAACCTCAAGAAGATTCCTCTAAGAATCTCAGCTTAAAAGAGCTTAACTGGTACTTCCTGCCTAGAAAGGATGAAATTCCACCTAGATGTATAGAAGAAGGGGCTCCTATAATACAAAAATATGATGCTTATTATTTAGGAGATACTTCACAAAAAGTTATATACCTTACCTTTGATGAAGGATATGAAAATGGCTATTCTGCAAAAATACTGGATGTACTTAAGAAATGTAATGTTAAAGCCGCTTTCTTTGTAACCACTCCTTATATAAATTCTAATAAGGAACTTATTAAAAGAATGGTAAAAGAAGGTCACTTAGTATGCAATCACTCTACTACTCATCCATCTATGGCCTCTATAAAAGATGAAGAAAAGTTCAAAAAAGAGTTTTTTGAATGTGAAAAAGCATTTAAAGACTTAACGGGAAAAGATATGCCTAAATATTTTAGACCACCTATGGGAAAATTTAGTGAACTTTCTCTAAAACGTACAAAAGATTTAGGTTACAAAACTATATTTTGGAGCTTCGCCTATAGAGATTGGGAACCAGCTTCTCAGCCTTCCCATGAATTAGCTAAAAAAACTATAGTTGAAAGGGTTCACCCAGGAGCTGTATATCTTCTACATGCAGTTTCAAAAACCAATACAGAAGTACTTGGCGATGTAATAGAAGACTTAAAGGCTAAAGGCTATACATTTAAATCTTTGGATGAACTTCCTAGTCAATCACAAATTTCTAATCCTTAA
- the hpt gene encoding hypoxanthine phosphoribosyltransferase gives MDNKKRNIIISEEQIRERIKEVGEQISKDYSGEKVYVLSLLRGSFIFTADLVRNIDLPTIIGFMTTSSYGHGEETSGNVKVVNDIPDNIKDFNVLVVDDIVDSGITMDFVMKHVKELGAKNVKCCVLLDKPERRKVDIEPDYCCFQIPDVFVVGYGLNYGDYYRNIPYVFNWEN, from the coding sequence ATGGATAATAAAAAAAGAAATATAATAATATCCGAAGAACAAATAAGAGAAAGAATCAAAGAAGTAGGAGAACAAATTTCTAAAGACTACTCTGGTGAAAAAGTTTATGTTCTATCTTTATTAAGAGGTAGTTTTATATTTACAGCTGATCTAGTTCGTAATATAGATTTACCTACTATAATAGGTTTCATGACTACTTCTAGTTATGGTCATGGAGAAGAAACTAGTGGAAATGTTAAAGTGGTAAATGATATTCCTGATAACATAAAAGACTTCAATGTACTTGTAGTAGATGATATCGTTGATTCTGGAATAACTATGGATTTTGTAATGAAACATGTAAAAGAATTAGGCGCTAAGAATGTTAAATGCTGTGTACTTTTAGATAAACCAGAAAGAAGAAAAGTAGATATAGAGCCTGACTACTGTTGTTTCCAAATACCAGATGTATTCGTTGTTGGCTACGGTCTTAATTATGGAGATTATTACAGAAATATTCCTTATGTATTTAACTGGGAAAACTAG